One part of the Tolypothrix sp. NIES-4075 genome encodes these proteins:
- a CDS encoding type II toxin-antitoxin system RelE/ParE family toxin, which yields MDYNVILSLKAVGDLEAIVRYIALNNPEAARKVGQNLLNKTKELGQFPFKGQIVPEFNSSDIRQVILKPYRIVYRVEEDKKLCSVARFWHSSQENLEL from the coding sequence ATGGACTACAACGTAATATTGTCTTTAAAAGCAGTTGGAGATTTGGAAGCGATTGTTCGGTATATAGCATTAAACAATCCAGAAGCAGCCAGAAAGGTAGGGCAAAATCTGCTCAACAAAACCAAGGAACTAGGTCAGTTTCCATTTAAAGGTCAGATAGTGCCGGAATTCAACAGTTCTGATATTCGACAAGTCATTCTCAAGCCATACCGAATTGTGTATCGAGTCGAAGAAGATAAAAAGCTTTGCAGTGTTGCTCGGTTCTGGCATTCATCCCAAGAAAACCTGGAACTTTGA
- a CDS encoding tetratricopeptide repeat protein: protein MKLSLCMIVKDEAATLPKCLGSVKNVVDEIIILDTGSQDKTPDIAKQFGAEVHHFKWCNDFSAARNDALKYVTGDWILVLDADETLTTQIVPHIFEAIQTDSHLLINLVRSEVGAEQSPYSMVSRLFRKHPDICFSRPYHALVDDSVSAILAKESDWQVGYLPEVAILHEGYQKNAIAQQNKYAKAQAAMESFLVHHPDDPYVCSKLGALYVQTGKIAQGLELLIKGVASKQASDEILYELYYHLGIAYTRLQNPRQAIAHYTAAIKLHIYPMLKLGSYNNLGNLLKAAGDLKYAKAAYETALRIDPNFAAGHYNLGMTFKALGLLNEAIASYNQAIKLNPNYAEAYQNLGVAWLKLGNLQDSLSAFGKAIVLHEKYNPDEAIKLRRSLREMKLI from the coding sequence ATGAAACTCAGTTTATGCATGATTGTTAAAGATGAAGCCGCTACGCTACCTAAGTGCTTGGGTAGTGTAAAAAATGTTGTAGATGAAATAATAATATTAGATACGGGTTCTCAAGATAAAACTCCCGACATCGCTAAACAATTCGGTGCGGAGGTTCATCACTTTAAATGGTGCAATGATTTCAGTGCTGCTCGCAATGATGCTCTAAAATACGTTACAGGTGATTGGATTCTGGTATTAGATGCGGATGAAACTCTGACTACTCAAATCGTACCGCATATCTTTGAAGCTATACAAACTGATTCGCATCTTCTAATTAATTTAGTACGAAGTGAAGTTGGTGCTGAACAATCTCCTTATTCTATGGTTTCGCGGTTGTTTAGAAAACATCCGGATATCTGCTTTTCCCGTCCATATCATGCTTTGGTGGATGACAGTGTATCGGCAATTTTAGCTAAAGAATCCGATTGGCAGGTAGGCTATTTACCAGAGGTGGCAATTCTGCATGAAGGATACCAAAAAAATGCGATCGCTCAACAAAATAAATACGCTAAAGCACAAGCAGCAATGGAAAGCTTTCTTGTCCATCATCCTGATGACCCTTATGTATGCAGCAAGCTAGGTGCTTTATATGTGCAAACTGGTAAAATTGCTCAAGGGTTAGAGTTGTTGATTAAAGGTGTCGCTTCTAAACAAGCGTCGGATGAGATTTTATACGAACTTTACTATCATTTAGGCATTGCTTACACTCGATTGCAAAATCCCAGACAAGCGATCGCTCACTATACCGCTGCAATCAAGTTACATATTTACCCGATGCTCAAGTTAGGATCGTACAACAATTTAGGTAACTTACTCAAGGCAGCGGGAGATTTAAAATATGCAAAAGCTGCTTACGAAACAGCTTTGCGAATCGATCCTAATTTTGCTGCCGGACATTATAATCTGGGAATGACGTTTAAGGCTTTGGGATTATTGAATGAAGCGATCGCATCTTATAATCAAGCGATTAAATTAAATCCTAACTATGCAGAAGCTTATCAAAATTTGGGCGTTGCTTGGTTGAAACTAGGCAATCTCCAAGATAGTTTATCAGCTTTTGGCAAAGCGATCGTCCTTCATGAAAAATACAACCCTGATGAAGCGATAAAATTACGTCGCTCTTTGCGTGAAATGAAGTTGATTTAA
- a CDS encoding HNH endonuclease, translating to MTIPNNIQELVRRRANFLCEYCHYPEFLSTSPLTIDHIYPQSLGGSDDVDNLALACRRCNERHYNFTVGIDPETQQEVTLFNPRRQKWAEHFTWSADATKIIGTTPTGRTTCNRLDLNDERRPDQFIQKSRQLWVKGGFHPSVEDPRQEEQ from the coding sequence ATGACAATTCCTAACAATATTCAAGAATTGGTACGCAGGCGTGCTAACTTTCTGTGCGAGTATTGCCATTATCCTGAATTCCTCAGCACATCTCCCCTAACAATTGACCACATCTATCCACAATCTTTAGGTGGTTCGGATGATGTGGATAATTTGGCTTTAGCTTGTCGCCGATGTAATGAGCGCCACTATAATTTTACTGTTGGAATTGATCCAGAAACTCAGCAAGAAGTTACTTTATTTAATCCTCGCCGGCAAAAATGGGCTGAACACTTTACTTGGTCAGCAGACGCTACAAAAATTATTGGTACTACACCTACAGGTCGAACAACTTGCAACCGACTTGATTTGAACGATGAACGACGTCCCGACCAATTCATTCAAAAATCTCGACAACTTTGGGTAAAAGGTGGTTTTCATCCTTCCGTTGAAGACCCACGTCAAGAGGAACAATGA
- a CDS encoding ATP-binding response regulator: MSELLTNFFTSSPFIPHGHCYLWKTNLVGLHLLSDAFIALAYFSIPITLFSFVRQRRDLPFDWIFLLFAAFIVACGTTHLMGIWTLWYPTYWLSGAIKAVTAMVSVFTALQLVPLVPQALALPSPAQLEQANQELQIQIKERLRVEQELRKYQDNLEQLVAQRTNELIQTNAQLQQEIVERQHTEAALRQSQETIRQQLTEIEAIYTNAPIGLCMLDTNFRYIRVNKQLAEINGIPESEHLGRSVYEVLPELGDLQKPVFEEIIATKLPILNRELQGETPAQPGIERSWVVSYYPLQNGDRQIASINIIVQEITERKRAEQEREALYAREQLARQQAETANRVKDQFLAILSHELRTPLNPILGWAKLLQTRSFDRANTVKGLTTIERNAKLQIQLIDDLLDVSRILRNKLILEISSVDLAAVITAALETVRWAAEAKVIQIQLQIDPNVSFVCGDFNRLHQVIGNLLSNAVKFTPSGGRVEVSLRQDGSCVQINVSDTGKGISPDFLPHVFEYFQQADSSTTRQFGGLGLGLAIVRNLVDLHGGSVTVQSPGENQGATFSVKLPLVPAVLVLPKNKSIKSSTLPNLVGVKIFIVEDDDDSREFLCILLRECGAIVTAAASGLEALSNFTKSQPNILLCDIGMPEMDGYTFIRQIRTMSPEQGGNIPAIALTAYVGETDKQQVLAAGFTKHVAKPVVLDELIALIAELVKISIS, translated from the coding sequence ATGTCAGAATTATTGACTAATTTTTTTACATCATCTCCATTTATTCCTCACGGACACTGTTATCTCTGGAAAACAAATTTAGTCGGACTACACTTATTGTCCGATGCATTCATCGCATTAGCTTATTTTTCCATCCCCATCACACTGTTTTCCTTTGTCCGGCAGCGACGGGATTTGCCGTTTGACTGGATATTTCTGTTGTTTGCTGCCTTCATCGTCGCTTGTGGCACGACTCACTTGATGGGCATTTGGACGCTGTGGTATCCTACATATTGGTTGTCGGGAGCAATTAAAGCGGTTACGGCAATGGTATCTGTATTTACCGCCTTACAACTAGTCCCCCTAGTGCCGCAAGCTTTAGCACTTCCGAGTCCAGCGCAACTAGAGCAAGCCAATCAAGAACTGCAAATACAAATAAAAGAACGTCTGCGGGTGGAGCAGGAGTTAAGAAAATATCAGGATAATCTCGAACAATTGGTAGCGCAGCGTACCAATGAACTTATCCAGACTAACGCACAATTACAGCAGGAAATTGTCGAACGTCAACATACAGAAGCAGCACTACGTCAAAGCCAAGAAACCATCCGGCAACAACTGACAGAGATTGAAGCTATTTATACTAATGCCCCGATTGGACTGTGCATGTTGGATACTAATTTCCGATATATTCGTGTCAACAAGCAGCTAGCTGAAATTAATGGCATTCCAGAATCAGAACATCTGGGACGAAGTGTATACGAGGTATTGCCAGAGTTAGGAGACCTGCAAAAGCCAGTCTTTGAGGAGATAATTGCCACGAAATTACCGATTCTCAATCGTGAACTCCAGGGTGAGACACCAGCCCAACCTGGCATTGAGCGGTCATGGGTGGTTAGTTATTATCCTCTCCAAAATGGCGATCGCCAAATAGCAAGTATCAACATTATTGTCCAAGAAATTACCGAACGCAAGCGAGCCGAGCAAGAACGAGAAGCGCTATATGCTCGCGAACAATTAGCACGTCAACAAGCTGAAACTGCCAACCGCGTTAAAGACCAGTTTCTTGCCATTCTCTCCCACGAACTCCGCACACCCCTTAACCCCATTTTGGGCTGGGCAAAACTGCTGCAAACTCGCTCTTTCGATCGCGCTAACACTGTTAAGGGACTCACTACCATTGAACGCAATGCCAAATTGCAGATTCAACTGATTGATGACTTACTCGATGTCTCCCGGATTCTCCGCAATAAACTGATTCTAGAAATTAGTTCTGTAGATTTAGCAGCGGTAATTACAGCAGCACTAGAAACAGTGCGCTGGGCAGCAGAAGCTAAAGTTATCCAAATTCAGCTGCAAATTGACCCAAATGTAAGTTTTGTTTGCGGTGATTTTAATCGTCTCCACCAAGTTATCGGAAATCTGCTCTCTAACGCTGTCAAGTTCACACCCTCTGGTGGACGGGTAGAAGTTTCTTTAAGGCAGGATGGCTCTTGTGTCCAAATTAACGTTAGCGACACGGGTAAAGGTATTAGCCCTGATTTTCTGCCTCATGTATTTGAATACTTTCAACAAGCAGATAGCAGCACAACCAGACAGTTTGGCGGGCTGGGATTGGGATTGGCGATCGTGCGTAATCTGGTAGACTTGCATGGGGGGAGTGTAACGGTACAGAGTCCGGGAGAAAATCAAGGTGCAACGTTTAGCGTGAAATTACCTTTAGTTCCAGCTGTGCTTGTGTTGCCTAAAAACAAATCAATTAAGTCTTCAACTCTACCAAATTTAGTCGGGGTGAAAATTTTTATTGTCGAAGATGATGATGATTCCCGCGAGTTTCTCTGCATATTACTACGAGAATGTGGAGCGATCGTGACAGCAGCAGCATCAGGACTAGAAGCATTATCTAATTTTACTAAGTCTCAACCAAATATCTTATTATGTGACATCGGTATGCCAGAAATGGATGGTTATACCTTTATTCGTCAAATCAGAACTATGTCACCAGAACAAGGTGGGAATATTCCCGCTATTGCTTTGACTGCTTATGTTGGTGAGACTGACAAGCAGCAGGTATTAGCAGCAGGTTTTACCAAACATGTTGCCAAACCAGTTGTGCTAGATGAATTAATTGCTTTAATTGCAGAACTGGTAAAGATTTCGATTTCGTAG
- a CDS encoding serine/threonine-protein kinase, whose protein sequence is MLGQKLSGRYQIIQHLGEGAFGVTFVAEDMQRPGNPKCVVKQFQAKNTDPHTLREARRLFDNEAKILEKLGNHDQIPRLLADIQENEEFYLVQEFIEGHDLSEELPKGKQLSEAYAIEILQHILEVLAFVHHHEIIHRDIKPSNIRRRQDGKIVLIDFGAVKQISTQVVNYQGQTSFTVAIGTFGYMPSEQASCNPQFSSDVYAVGMIGIQALTGIFPSNLPKDSQGEVVWRNQAQVSQQLADIIDKMVRYDFRQRYHSASEALQALRAIAPSRTKAHNQTTVISGSSTVTATTPTPQERSPTKFMIGLAIAAVLAISIGYWYLFLGSKPENFLTYANSNVGIKMKYPQSWQRRDIDNLITGELVAFVSPKQSDADKFQEKLTISVEDFSGTLEDFSDTSTKDIIRHLVKAQIQKPSETTLANKAAYKLIYTGQDGENNLKSMQLFTLRGDKAYVITYTAAIDNYNDFIQTAQTMIKSFEID, encoded by the coding sequence ATGCTGGGTCAAAAGCTTAGTGGACGCTACCAAATTATTCAACATTTGGGAGAAGGAGCATTTGGAGTTACTTTCGTAGCTGAAGATATGCAACGACCAGGAAATCCTAAATGCGTTGTCAAGCAGTTTCAAGCAAAAAACACAGACCCCCACACCTTACGGGAAGCACGACGGCTTTTTGACAACGAAGCCAAAATACTGGAGAAGTTAGGAAACCATGACCAAATCCCGCGTCTTTTAGCTGATATTCAAGAAAATGAAGAATTTTATTTAGTTCAAGAATTTATCGAAGGTCACGATTTAAGTGAAGAATTGCCTAAAGGCAAACAACTCAGCGAAGCTTATGCCATTGAAATTTTACAACATATTCTCGAAGTTCTAGCTTTCGTCCATCACCACGAAATCATTCACCGAGATATCAAACCATCAAATATCCGGCGGCGTCAAGATGGTAAAATTGTCTTGATTGACTTTGGTGCAGTCAAACAAATCAGTACTCAGGTAGTTAATTATCAAGGTCAAACGAGTTTTACAGTTGCGATCGGCACTTTTGGTTATATGCCGAGCGAACAAGCCAGTTGTAACCCGCAATTCAGCAGCGATGTATATGCAGTGGGAATGATTGGTATTCAAGCACTTACAGGAATATTCCCAAGCAATTTGCCAAAAGACTCTCAAGGTGAAGTTGTTTGGCGCAATCAAGCACAAGTAAGTCAACAGTTAGCAGATATTATAGATAAAATGGTGCGCTATGACTTTCGTCAGCGTTACCACTCAGCTTCCGAAGCATTGCAAGCTTTAAGGGCAATAGCACCTTCGCGCACAAAAGCACACAATCAAACAACGGTAATTTCTGGGTCTTCAACAGTCACTGCAACTACGCCAACTCCGCAAGAGCGATCGCCTACTAAGTTTATGATAGGATTGGCGATCGCAGCAGTACTCGCAATCAGTATTGGATATTGGTACTTATTTCTTGGTTCTAAACCAGAAAATTTCTTAACTTATGCAAACTCAAATGTCGGAATAAAGATGAAATATCCGCAAAGCTGGCAAAGGCGAGATATAGACAATCTTATCACTGGCGAACTAGTTGCATTCGTGTCTCCCAAACAAAGTGATGCAGACAAATTCCAAGAAAAACTGACTATCAGCGTTGAAGATTTTTCCGGGACATTAGAGGATTTTAGCGATACATCTACTAAAGACATCATAAGACATTTGGTAAAAGCTCAAATTCAAAAGCCAAGTGAAACCACTCTTGCAAATAAAGCAGCTTATAAATTAATTTATACTGGTCAAGACGGAGAAAATAATTTAAAAAGTATGCAACTTTTTACTTTAAGAGGTGACAAAGCATATGTAATTACTTACACAGCCGCAATAGATAATTACAACGACTTTATCCAAACAGCGCAGACAATGATTAAATCATTTGAAATTGATTAG
- a CDS encoding COP23 domain-containing protein — MAFKLLSQTLTHVGICGIAMLVTTTTAPPQPTYASNRKFFCAQTKGVPVTFALREDGRNVPIIRWVYSFSSLTPLQRCQQVSWRFQRSYKKNNWSDRLITDAKKLLATPEIQRFLSGDRSLNNKLGDSAIAQKVSAVDLVICCQLVLTSL; from the coding sequence ATGGCATTTAAGTTACTCAGTCAGACCTTGACTCATGTGGGAATTTGTGGTATAGCAATGCTTGTGACTACCACAACAGCACCACCTCAACCTACTTATGCTAGCAACCGAAAGTTTTTTTGCGCTCAGACCAAAGGTGTACCTGTAACGTTTGCGCTTCGAGAGGATGGGAGAAATGTACCAATAATTCGCTGGGTTTATTCTTTTTCTTCTTTGACACCTCTACAACGTTGTCAACAAGTATCGTGGAGATTTCAGAGAAGTTATAAGAAAAATAACTGGAGCGATCGCTTGATTACTGATGCGAAAAAGTTACTAGCAACACCTGAAATACAAAGATTTTTGTCTGGCGATCGCTCTTTGAATAATAAATTGGGAGATAGTGCGATCGCACAGAAAGTATCAGCAGTAGATTTAGTTATTTGTTGTCAGCTAGTCCTAACCAGTCTCTGA